The following DNA comes from Halalkaliarchaeum sp. AArc-CO.
GTATCTGGTGACGCTTCTGCCCGGAGTCGACCGACTCGTGCCACAGACGCCCGTGACGTTCGCGGCAGTCGTAACCGCGATCGCGACCGTCGCCGTCGTCGGGCTGCTCGTGTACTCCGCCCCGAAGCTCGCCTCGCTCGTTCGGTTGGCTTTCGATGGCCCGCGCGAGGTAGTCGAGAACGTCGCGTCCGTCGTCCACTGGGTCGTGGTGTTGGCCGCCATCCTCGTGGCACACAGCGGGCTGGCCGGGATCGCGACTCCACTGTTCGACGGCTTCGAGTGGGTGTACGACGCGATGTTCCTACTCGTCGCGCTCCCGGTGCTCGTCGTCATCGTCGGGCGGCTCTACGTCGGACTCGATCCGAGTGCCGATCTCATCGCCGACAAGATCGTCGGCGAGGGGAACGATTCGACCGACGGCAGCGGACACGAACCGACCGACCAAACGAAGTGAGCCGAGATCGAACGATACGAACGACCCCGCCATATCCGATACCATGAGTCAAAACAGATCCTCCGACGACAACGCGGAAGAACATACTCGAACAGAAACTCACGAGAGGGGCCCGGCTACCGGTTCCGACTCCGGAGTCGGGAGCGTTCCGATCGTCGAGGGGGCCGCGGCTGGCCTCCTCGCGTGGCTGCTCGGCTATCTCGCCACGTATCTCGTGGTTTCACCGGGCGTACGGGATTCGCCGTTGAACCAGATTATCGAGGCGCTCGACGGCGAACCCGCGACCTACGAGATGGTCGGGTGGGTGTTTTACAACGCCCACTTCGTGAACACCGTCTTCAGTGATCTGCCCTTCGTCGGTAGCCACACCACCTCCTACATCGGCGGCGAGGAGGGCTTTGCTGTCCTGCTGTACGTGGTCCCGATCGTCCTGCTGTTGCTTGCAGGGTTGGCCGTCGGCTACTATCGGGGCGCGTCGGATCCGACCGACGGGGCGATCGCCGGAGTGACCGTCCTGATCGGCTACCTGGTGCTGTCGGTTGCCGGACTGTTCCTCTTTGAGATCACCGTCGGCGGCGCCAGCGCTGCACCCGATCGGCTGGCGGGCGTCGTCCTCGCGGGGATCGTCTATCCACTGGTGTTCGCGGGGGCCGGCGGGGCAGCGTCGACGCTGTTTGAACGCGACGGTTCGTGATCGAGACGACCATCCGACGACTCTCTCTTGCTCCGTCGTTGTCGAAGCGACGCTATTCCGGCAGCGCGAGAATTGACAGCAGTTTGTTACCGTTCGGCACCGTCTCTCCAGACGGGGAATGGTCGACTACTACGACAAACTCCTCGCGGCCGTTCCGGCCGTACTGGCCCTCGGTGCCCTCGCGGGTCTCCTCGGGCCCCTGGCGTTCCATCAGGGGCTCGCACTCGGAAGTCTCGCATCGTCGATTTTACTGTACGAAGCGATCCTTCGCAATCCGCCGATCGAGCCGACGGCGGCCGACGTCACGGCGTCGACGATAACTGGACTGGGCTGGGTACTTTCGCTCCTGCTGTATCTCTTTTGAGTCACCCGCTCTCCGTCCGAATCGACGGCGATGAGGGGAGTGTCCGAAAGCTACTCGAGGTACGCCATCGCTTCCTCGTCGGACACCTGATCGAACCGTCGGTAGAACCCGCCGACACCCATAAAATATTCCGGGCTCTCCAGACAGACCACCTCGTCGGTAATCCGCACGAGTTCCTCGATCGTCTCGGGTGGCCCGACCGGTACGGCGAGGACGATCCGTTCGGCTTGAGCGTTTCGCAGTTGTTCGATACACGCACGGGCGGTCGAGCCCGTTGCTACCCCGTCGTCTACCAGGACGACCCGCTTTCCGGCAACCGCCGGTTCGGGTCCCCCCTCGCGGTATCGCTCGGCTTTTCGCCGCGCGTTTTCCGCTTCCTCCTCCCGCTTCCGCTGGAAGTACTCCTCGTCGATCTCGCGTCCCCGGAACGCTTCCTCGTTGCGCCAGACGCTCCCGTCACTCGCGACCGCGCCGATGGCATACTCCGGGTTCCCGGGTGCGCCGATCTTCTTGGCGACGACGACGTCGAGTGGCACTCCCAGTTCGTCGGCGACCGCCCGCCCCAGCGGCAAGCCTCCCCGCGGGATTGCGAGGACAAGGTCGGCCTCGACCTCGCGCTCGCGGAGTTTCGCCGCGAGACGCTCGCCCGCATCCGTTCGATCCTGGAATGGAGTCTGCCCGGACATATCTAATGGTTAGTCCCGTGACACCATGTACCGATCGAAGGTTCCCGACAAACGGGAATACGGAGAGTCGCAAGCGACGTCGAAGTTTCCGAATCGACGTGACGGCAGGTTTTCATCGGCAACTCGTTCGAGATGAGTTGACAACCGACCCCGGACGGCATAACTTAAGGGTGGATGACATGGAGTACATAGGGACGATGGACGAGATGGTGGTGCGTGCGTAGCCGGCTCAGAATTCGGCGGTAGTGACCCCGTTCCCAACCTGCAAGAACCCACACCTAAATTAATGATAGTTCCGGGATTTCTATCAATTGTATGAACTTCGATGAATTCACCGGGACAGTACAACACAGGCTCGAACTCCCGGACACGGGACGTGCAGTGCGCGCGATCCGGGCGACGCTGATGACGCTGGGTTCTCGGATCCCGGAGGAGAACGCCGAGGACCTGGCAGCTTCGCTGCCGATGGAGATCAAGTGGTACCTGACCGGTGCTGTAGAGGAACACGGCCAGCGGTTCGACTGGCGGGAGTTCATCGACCGGGTAAGCGAGATCGAAAACGTCGACCCGCCCGAAGCCGCCCACCACGCGAGAATCGTCGTCGACCTCGTCCACTCGGAGATACCGACATCCGACTTTCGGCAGCTCCGGGACATGCTGCCGGAAAGCGAGGACGACGAAAACTGGCGGAAGCTGTTCGAGATAGTCGACGCTGGCGGGTGGAGCAACGCCCACGAGGTCCAGACCGGCGGCGGGCCGCAGCCCGAGACCGATTCCGAGTGATTCGGTGTCCACTCGGTTTGGCCACTGGAGGAACGTTCACCGGTCGATGCGTCGGACGGCGAACGCGAGAGCCGACCCGCTTCCCGCGATCACTGCGAGCACCACGAACAGAACGCCGACGTCGGCGTACGTCAGTACAGTTCCGGCCAGTCCGGCCCCGAGAGCGCCGACACCGAAGATGGCCAGGAACGTGTAGCCGAAGGAAAGCCCCCGCGTTTCCTGTGAGGAGTAGCTCGCGACTGTGGCCTGCTGGAGCGGCTGGATCGTAAACAGTGCGATCCCGAGAAACAGTGCGACCGCAAGGAACGGCAGCAATCCGACGGCGACTGCGGGGACGAAAAGCACCGCCAGGACGGCAAGCACCCCCAGTGCAGTCGAGAGAGCCCGGACGGGGTCGAACCGATCGGCGAGCCGTCCCCCGAGATACTGCCCGACGACGCCGACCATCAGGATCGCCACGTAGAGATACCTCGAGACGTCGAACTCCTCGGCATACTGGCTCCCCTCCGAGAACAGCTGGATATCGACTAGTCCGCCGAGCAGATCCGAGAGGAGATCCGGCAGGAACGTGAGAAATGCCCGGTAGTAGAGACCGCTCAACAGGACGACCACGAAGACAAGCGAGAACGCGACTGTGAAAAGCGCCCGCGTGTTGGTCGTAATCGCGGTCACGGTGAGTTGCCCCTTCGTTTCACCGTCGTCTACCGTCTTTGTATGGTCGATGCCGGCAGTCTCGTCCAGATCGACGGCAAGGCCGTAGGTGACGACCAGGACGGTCGGCACAGCAAGTGCCAAAGCGACCGTCCGCCAGCCGAACTGTAAGAGCAACAGCACGGTGACCAGCGGACCGAGGCCGATACCCAGATTGCCACCGATCCCGTGGTAGCCGTACGCCACTCCCGGACTCGAAACACCCTTCGAGATGAGCGAGAGACCTGCCGGATGGTAGACGGAGGCCGCCACCCCCCACAGGGCGATCGCCACCGCGAGCGTGAGAAACGTCGGAGACGCGCTCGCGAGGACGAACGACGCCGCCATCCCGAGAAGCGAGGCGACGATCAACGGCTTCGATCCGAACTGGTCTACGAGGATACCTCCCGGTAACGCACCGACGCCGAACAGCCCGTATCCGAGCGTGACGACCACCCCCAGAACGGCCGCAGTCACGGAAAACTCGACGAGCCAGATCGTCATCAGGATCGGAATCGACAGCTCGTAGGTGTGAACGAGGCCGTGTGATCCGGCAGTGAACAAAACGATTCGGCGGTCGTTCTGGTTCATTCAGTGAGATACCTGGAGGACAGCCACGGAGAGTGATCGAAATCCGGGCGAGTCAGCTACTGTTCCTCCGGAACCGTTCGACGGCCGTTGATGTATCCGAGGAGGTTCCTGAAGAAAGATCGGAACGCGCCGACGGGATCGGGCTTGCCTTTGAACGCCTGGAGCAGGTAAAGCAGAGCGATCGCTGCAACTGCACCGAGCTGTACGACGAGATTCGGGAACACCATCGCCACGATGCCCAGTGCGAAAAACACCGCGCGGGCGGCGTAAGTCACCGTGCGGTCGAACGAAAACCGGTAGTTGATCCCGTGAATGATCGACAGCGCGCCGATCAGGGCGAGCACGCCGATGCTGTACGTCGTCGCGTCGAAGGTCCCGGAGACGATCTCGGGGTGGTAGACGAACGTGAACGGGAGGATGTACAGCGGCGCAGAGATCTTGAGCCCCTCCCAGATCGTCTCCCAGAAGTCAGCGCCAGCAATTCCACACGCCACCGCAGCACACGTCGCAATCGGCGGAGTAAGCCCCGCGAGGATCGCCGCGTAGAACACGAAGTAATGGGAAGCCAGGTGAGGGATGTCGAACTGGTTGATCAGCGTCGGCGCTACGAGCAACGCGACCACGGTGTACGCCGCCGTGGTCGGCATGCCCAACCCGAGCAGGATACAGATCGCCATCGAGAGGATTACCGCGACGATCATGATCCCACCAGAGAGATCCAAAAGCGCAAGCGACACGGCGGTCGGCACGCCGGTAGCCATCAGGATGTCGACGACGCCGTTGATCGCCGCGAGGATGATCGCGACCGGAGCGAGCACGACGACGCCTTCGCGGGACCCTTCGATCGTCTGGTCGATGACGGTTCTGATCTCCCCGGAGATACTTCGTCGATCGTAGGCTGCCTTCGCAACGGGAATCGTTGTGCCAGTGATGATCATCGACACCGACGTCCACAGCGCGCCGGTCATCACCGTGTACTGCAGGACGCCGAGGACGTAGATGAGAACGACGAGTGGAATACCGTACTTGAGCGTCTCCAGAACGATCTCTACGGCAGTCTTCTTGTCCTCGAAGAAGTCGTCCATCGACGGGTCCTCGATCTGTGGGGCAGCGATGTAGTGGACCGCGACCACGACGGAGACGACGAGGATCGCAGCCGGGATCAGGCCGGCGATGACGACGTCGATGTACGTGATGCCCGTGATCAACGACGCCATAATGAACGCGCCAGCGCCCATGACGGGCGGCAGGACCTGTCCCGACGTCGAGGCAACCGATTCGATTCCGCCGGCAGTTTTCGGTTCGACGCCGTTCTCTATCATCATCGGGATCGTGAACGAGCCGGTCATTCCGGCGTTTGCGGTCTGGCTCCCGTTGACCGAGCCAATGACCGCACTCGCGATCACTGCCGTCTGGGCGACGCCGGAAGAGACGTACTTCGCCGACCTGACTGCGAGTCTGAGGATCAGGTCGAACGCCCCGTACGCCTTGAGCAGGCCGGCGTACAACAGGAACAGCGCGATCCACGCGGCAACCAGCCGGTTCAAGAACCCGTAAAACCCCTCGACCTCGAGGACGAGAAGCCGGAGCATCCGACCCCAGGAGATCCCCCCGTGACCGAGAACGCCGGGGATGTACTGGCCGAACAGCCCGTAGCCGATCCCGGCGAGCAGGACGACGAGAAACGTCATTCCGAACGACCGCCAGGTGAGGTAGATCATCGCGAGGGTGAACGCGACCGCGAGTGCGAGTTGGAGATCGGTTGCCGTCCCCCGCTGTTCGACGAACAGCATCTGGAAGTTCTGGACAATGTAGACCGTGGTGACCAGAACGATTATCGCAGAAATGCCGAGCAGGACCGCAGACAGGTAGTCGTCCTCCTCGAAGACGTCCATGTACTCGTGGACGATGTACAAAAGGAGGATTCCGCCCAGGAACATGACGCCGTACAGCGCGCGTTCGATGAGCTGTGTGTACGCGTAAAATATGACGACGGCCCACAGCAGGATCGAACCGTACGTCAGTATGAACTCGAGTACGTTTTGATTGCGATCGGTGTTGAGAGTTTTCATTCGAACTTATTTGGAAGCGGCGTGTCCGCCGATGTGTCATCGAGCGAACGATACTGACGTTCGACGCCCTTCGACGCGACGCTGTCTAGACTTCACCACGGATCCACGAGTCGTCCCAGACGCCGTGCTCCTCGAAGAAGTCTGCCACACCCGGATGAATTTCGAGGTCCTCGATGACGGCGTCGGTCATACTCTCGGGAGTGTGATCGAGCGTCGTCGGGTCGGACTCCCGGATCGTGTCGTCGTGTTCGACCGCGAGTCGGCAGAGCTCGTAGGTCGCATCCGCCGAGATATCCGGTCCGAACGCCCACTGACCCGCCAGTGCCCAGCTCGTCACGGTGTCCGTTCGGCTCGTGACCGCCTCCTGGTTGAGCCAGCCGTACGGTTCGAACTCCGTCTTCAGCGCGCCCGGGGTGTTGTCGATCGCCTCCTCGAACGTGTCGTGGATCGGAATCGCGTACAGTTCGCCCTCCGCCCTGGCGTCGACCTCCTGGGCCCAGCCCGTGAGGTCGACCCCGTTGGCGCCGTAGACGACCATCGCGTCGATCCGCCCCTCTTCGACCGCGCCGGCGATGTCGCCCGTGTCCAGGTTGTTGATGTCGTTTTGCTCCCACAATCCCGCGCGTTCGATGACCTCCTGTGTCAACAGCCGTGTCCCGAACCCGGGCTGAATCGGATAGATCGTGTACCCGCCATCCTCGATGTCCTGTGTGGACTCGATGCCGGACCCCTCGATGGCCATCCAGTACATCTCCAGGCTCGTGAAAATGAACCCCTGCATCGGAAGCGTGTCTACCGGTTCGTCTTCGAATGGCCCTTCACCCGCCATGGCCTTTGCAAGCGAGTTGTTGTCGACTCCCATCGCGGGAATGTCTCCACCTTCGAACTCGTAGAGGTTCGCCGTCCATCCCCCCGTCTCCTGCGGGTCGACGCGGACAGTTTCGCTGTGCTGGTTTGCGGCCCTCGCGAGCGCCTGTGCGGCCGCTTGCGTCGAGCTTCCGGTCGACGTAGCACCGATCGTGACGACTTCCTCACCGTCCCCGAGGCAACCCGCGAGACCTGTGGCCCCAACTGCACTAGCTGCTCCAATCGTTTTTAAAACCTCACGCCGCGACTGGTTGTTATTCACTACCATTACCTAATAGCTAACTCACCAATATTTAAATCTATTTATCGCATGGTTACATTCGTGTACAATTATTTTCGTTGTGAGCGAATGTTCTTGAAAAAGTAAATATTGCGTAATGGTTGGCGAAAGGCGTTTGATAGTTTAGATGAAGTAACCACCGTCGGTTTCTTTCAGAGGCGCCTCGAGAGCTCAGTAGCGTCGCAACAGCGCAAACAGCAGGAGAAAGGAGGCGAACGTCGCCAGCGCGAGCATCGTCCACGCCTCGCTGTAACCGCGGACGTCGACGAGAAATCCGAACGTCGTCGGGGCGACGAGCGCCCCGGAGTTGAGCGCGATCTGCCCGCCTGCAGTCGCACTCCCCATCTGCTCGGTCGGAACGAGCGATCCGATACACGAGTAGTAGATGCCGGTGAATCCCAGCACGAACGTTCCGAGCAACGAGAAGGCAAACAGTGTGACGAGCGGCGACTCGACACGTGTTACGGCGAGGAAAAGCAGGGTCGAAGCTCCCGCCTGCACCACGAGGATCCGCAGCGTCGACGTCGTAAGCGGGGCCGAAAGTCGATCGGCAAGCCAGCCGAATCCGACCCGGCCGACGCTGCCGAACACCTGAGCGAACGCGAGCGTGACTCCGGCGAACACCACGCTTGCGCCGACGGACTCGTCGACGTAGAGGATCGTGTACCCGACTGTCGTAAAAAGCGCGGCGCCGAGGAAAAAGCCCGCACCGGTCACCACGAGATACGAGGGATTGCTAAAGTGTGTTCGGATCCCGTGTCGACTGCCGCCGTCCCCGCCACCGCCCTCCTCGTACGTCCAGTAAAAAAGGACGCCGACCACTGCGGCGGCCACTGACGCGAGCAAAAATCCGACTTCCCATCCGAAGCGGGTCGCTCCGAACCACGGGATAAGGATCGCGCTGATCCCACTTCCTGCGGTTACGCCGACCTGTTTTATCCCCATCGCGAGGTTGAGTCGCTCCGTCGGGATGGCATTGAACACCGCCTTGTTCGTCCCTGGCATCGCTGTCGCGTAAAACGCTCCGAGGACAAACACGACGAAAAGCAACCCGAGGTACGTCGGGGCAACCGTCACGGCGGCCGCCGCGAGACCGAGTCCGAAGAGTCCGACGACGAGCATCAATCCCTCCCCGTACTCGTCGACCAGCGAACCCACCGGGAACAAAAACACTGTGTAGCCGAGAGTCAACGTCGTCAACATCACTCCGACCAGGGTCGCGGACACGAGAAACTCGTCCCTGACGAACGGAGTCACCGCGTAAATAGTGTAAAAACACACGCTGGCCGTGACCTGCCACAGCAGAATGAGGACGGTGTTTACTTTCCACCCGCGAGAGGTCGATTCACTGGTCATTTGTTGGCTACGGCTCCGGAACCGCGCTGTGGCGAGTGCGGAGGAAACGAGGTTCCGCCTCCATCGAAGCCGCGGTCACTGCTCGGTTCTCGGCTCCGGCGCGACTGTCACCGGGCAGTCGCTATCGAGGATGACCGACTGGGTGACGCTCCCGAACAGGACTTTTCCGACCGGCGACCGCCGACGAGCACCGAGAACGATCGTGTCGACCTGGAATTCGTCTGCGAGTTCGAGGATTGCTGTGGCCGGATCACCGGTGACGCTGTGGACGTCCGCGTCGACGCCAGCCTCCCGTAGTCGATCGACGAAAGTTGCTGTCGAGTCCGGGAGCCCCTGCAGGTTCTGGAGGTTTTCGTTTATGGCGTCGATGTACGCCGTTCCCGCCTCGTCTGCAGGGGCGTCGATCTCCTCGTGAACGTACAGAACCTCTACCTGTAGGTCGTCCATCTCCGCTGCGAGGTCGAGAACCGCCTCGGCCTGTGCTCCGGCACGGGTCTCGTCTACGTCTACCGGCACGAGCATTCGATACATGCTCATTTCTCTACTGTCATGATATATCAAACCACTCGTTCCGGACATCCGACACAGGATTCACCGCGAACCGGGTTCCCTGACCACGACCCGACAGTCAATCCCGACTGTTCTGCCATTCAAAAACGGTCTCGAGGTCGTGTGGCGTGTTTCCTCCCCCTTCTTTGGCACGCCGTAGATATGCGCGGAGGTCCCTCCTGAACGACGGGTCGGCGATATCGACGAGCGCCCGGGCGCGTTCCCTCGGAGTCGCCCCGCGCAGGTCGGCAATCCCGTGTTCGGTGACCACGACCGAGAAGTCGTGTTCGGTGTGGTCGACGTGGGGACACATGGGGACGATCCGCGAGATGTCTCCGTCCCCGGCCGTCGAGGGGAGTGCGAGAACGCTCAACCGGCAGTTGCGGTTGAAGTCCCCGCCGCCGCCGATCCCGTTTACGAGGTGGGTTCCGCCGATGTGAGTCGCGTTGGCGTTACCGTACAGGTCCACCTCGATTGCGCTGTTCACTCCGACAACGCCGAAGCGTTCGACGAGTGCTGGGTTGTTCGACACGCTTGCCGGGCGCAGCGTGACGTCTGCGGCGTAGCGGTCGATGTCGGCAAATAGCCGGCGTTGCCCGGTTTCCGACAGCGCGAGAGACGTGGCACTGGCTCCCGAGAGGAGCCCGCTATCGATGCTGTCGAGGAGACCGTCCTGGAACACCTCCCCGAAGTAGACGACGTCCCTATCCCCGAAGTCGACTGCTCCGAGCGTCCCCATCAGCGCATTTCCCATGCTCCCGACGCCGAACTGCAGGTGAACTGTCTCCGCGAGCATCGGGTTCCCATCGAGTTCCGCCTCCAGAAAGGTGCCGAGCCCCTCGGCGATTTGTCGGTCGGTGTCGTCTGGATCCCGAAACTCGTAGGGATCGTCGGCGCGGTCCGTCTCGACGACCGCGACCAGCGTTGCTGGATCGAACGAGATCGCCGGGCCGCCGATCCGGTCGGTCGGCCCCTCGAGCGGTATCGCCTCCCTGTTCGGCGGAAGCTCTCGGAGATACACGTCGTGGACTCGTGCCAGTTCCAGCGGCTGGGTTCGGTTCACCTCGACGATCAACCGGTCGGCGGCCGCGACGAACGAGGGCGTGTGTCCGATCGACGTCGACGGAACGAGCCAGCCGTCTCCGACCGCCACGGCCTCGACGATCGCGAGGTCGGGCGTTCCATACTCGCCGAACCGAACTTCGTCGCCGAATCTCGAGATGTGCCTGTCGTGGAACCCGACCCTGCCGTCGTTGATGGCGTTTCGAGAGGTTCGCCTCGTTTGAAACGGATACCGACGGGCGATATTCCCGGATTCGACGAGCCGGTCGTCGATCTCCGCACCGACGCCGCCGCCGCTCACGACAGTGAGGCCCAGGCCACTGTAGCCTGATGCCAGCGCTTCCGGAACCCGCTTTGGATAGCCAACTCCTCCGAAACCGCTGACGAGGACGACGTCATCTGGATCGATCGCTGACGCGGCGGTCTGAGCGTCTACGACGGACGAGACACCCTGCAGGCGCCCGGCCTCCGGATCGAACCCTGTCGTTCGCGTCATTATGGGCCGTCCTCGCCGTCCGTCTCTTCCCCGTCGACCGTCGTTCCCGTGTCATTGGAGAGTGAGTCGTCGCCGAAGAGGTCGTCCGGCTGCGTTCCGACATCCGGCGGCCATCCCGGCGGACGCGCCGCAGTCGGCTTCGCGTGTTCGCGTTTGAGCACCATCGGTGTCCGTTTCAGGGAAAGCACTTTGGTGTCCTCCTGGTTGTACGCACGCAGCTCGGTCGTAACGATACCGACGTGCTCGCGGGAGCTGCTCTCGCGTTTCGACAGCACCTGGCTTTCGGCAAAGATCGTGTCCCCGTGATACACCGGGGCGTGGTGCCGCACGTCGTCGTATCCCAGGTTCGCTGTCGCATTGACAGAGACGTCGATGACGCTCATCCCGACCGCCAGGGCGATGACGAACGTTCCGTCGACGAGACGCTCGCCGAACTCGGTTTCGGCGGCGTACGCCTCATTGAAGTGCATCGGATTCAGGTTCATCGTCAGGTTCGTCAACCAGACGTTGTCGGTCTCGGTAACCGTGCGACCGAACGGGTGTTTGTAGACGTCGCCGACGGTGAAGTCCTCGTAGTAGCGCCCGTGCCAGCCGGCGACGAGTCGTTTCGGTGTCGATTCGGTGTCTGTCGTGTGGTCGTCGGATTCGTCGGTCATGCTCCGAGACACGCCGCAACTCGACGTAAGTGTATGGTCGACAGAACACTCTGTCTCGCTGGAACGATCATTCGACTACCCCGCTCGACGGTTCCTCGTCAGTCGATCACAGTTCCCTCGCGTAACCCCGCGTCCCGTTCGAACCGATCGGCAGAAAGCGGCGAGACGTCGACTGTTTCCGATGTTCCATCGACGATCAGTTCCGCGACCACCTGTCCGGTCGCCGGAGCGTGCATGAACCCGTGTCCCGAGAATCCCACGGCGTTTACGAAGCCGGGTATCGTCTCCTCGACGATCGGGTGGTGATCCGGCGTCACCGTGTACAGCCCCGCCCAGCCGCGGACGACCGCTGTCTCCGGACCGAAATAGGTAGCGACGTCGGCAGCGCGGTCCAGCGTGTCGACGATCCAGTCGGGATCGTTCGAGGTTCGGTACCGGTCGGGATCGCGCTCGGGATCCCCGTCGGCGTCCCGGCCGCCGACGATCGCTGCGCCGTCGGACTCCGGTCGGAAGTGAACGCTTGCGTCCACGTCGACGGTCATCGGGGCGTCCGACGGCAGCGCCGGCGCCGGTTCCGCGACGAGCAACTGTCGACGACGGGGTGAAACCGGGAGTTCGAGGCCGACCATAGCCGCGACGTTTCCCGCCCACGGTCCAGCAGCGTTGACCACGAAGTCGACGTCCGAGACGCCGTCCTCGGTCTCGATCCGGTCGACCCGTCCGTCCCGCGTGTGGACGTCGATCACCTCGACGCCGGTGGTAATCTCGGCGCCCGCCTCCCCGGCACCCCGCAGGAACCCCTGGAGAGCGAGATGCGGATCCGCGAAGCCGTCCGTCGGGCTGTAGGCGGCACCGACGTACCGATCGGCGTCGAGGCCGGGACAGTACTCGGTAGCCTCTGCCGGGGAGAGACAGTCGCTGGGGACGCCGTGGTCGTTCTGTCTGGCGACGTTCTCCCGGAGCTGTTCGGCGGTGTCGGCCGTTCTCGCGAGGAAGAGATAGCCCGTCCGGCGGTAGCCGATATTCACGCCGAACGTCCCCTCGAACGACTCCCAGACCCGCATGCTCTCGCGGGAAAACCGCACGTGCACCGGCGAGGTGAACTGTGCCCGGATCCCCCCGTTCGCCCGTCCGGTAGTCTCGCCACCGACCGACTCCTTCTCGAAGACGGTGACCGAGACGTCCCGGTCGGCCAGGTAGTACGCGCTCGCCAGCCCGACGATCCCGCCGCCGACGATCGCGACGCGCATGTCTCTTACAAGGTCACGGCATCAGTTAACAGTTAACAGTCACGTCGTCGGGAAGAAGAACGCCCCAGAGCGGAAGAGAGATCTCAGGCCGGCGTCGCGAGCGGGTCGCGTTCGCGTTCGAGCCGTTCCTCGGCGTACTCCCGGGCGGCCTGGAGGGGCGTCACGTCGCGGTCGTCGGCGCGCTCGTACAGTTCGACCAGGCGTTCACCGATTCGGTCGGCCTTCTCGAAGGCGTCCTCGATCGTTCCGCCGACGTACTCGGTGTGGACGGTGATCAGTCCGCCGGCGTTGATGACGTAATCCGGCGCGTATCTGATCCCGCGATCGCGGAGCATCTCCGCGTGTTCGGGGCGTTCGAGTACGTTGTTCGCCCCACCGGCCACGACGTCGCAGTTCAGTTGTGGGATCGTGTCGTCGTTCAACACGCCGCCGATCGCACACGGTGCGAACACGTCACACGACTTCGCGTACGCGTCCTCGGGCCCGACCGTGTCGACGCCGTGTTCCTCCGCGAACGCCTCCACTGCGTCGCTGTCGACGTCCGACACCGTCACGTCTGCCCCCCGTTCGAGCAAACGCTCGGCCAACCCCGTTCCGACCTTCCCGATCCCCTGAATCGTCACCGAAAGCTCCGAGACCGGTCGGTCGAGTTCGTCTCTCGCAGTCTCCTCGAGTCCACGGAAGACCCCGTAAGCCGTCACCGGTGAGGGGTCGCCCAGTCCGTCGCTTACGCCCACCACGTGGTCGGTCTGTTCAGCGATGACGTCCAGGTCTTCGACGCCGGTGTTGATATCGACCGAGGTGATGTACCGCCCGCCGAGCGCGTCGACCGCCCGACCGTAGGCGGCCATCATCTCCTCGGTCTTTTGTTCCGGATCGCCCAGGATGACGGCTTTCCCACCACCGAGATCGAGGTCGGCAGCCGCAGCCTTGTAGGTCATCGCTTCCGACAGGCGCAACACGTCACGGAGGGCGTCCGCCTCGGTGTCGTATGGGAGCATTCGCGTTCCGCCCAGCGACGGACCGAGTGTCGTGTCGTGTACGGCGACGATCGCCTGGAGACCCGTCTCCGGATCCGTATGGTACGT
Coding sequences within:
- a CDS encoding FAD-dependent oxidoreductase, which gives rise to MRVAIVGGGIVGLASAYYLADRDVSVTVFEKESVGGETTGRANGGIRAQFTSPVHVRFSRESMRVWESFEGTFGVNIGYRRTGYLFLARTADTAEQLRENVARQNDHGVPSDCLSPAEATEYCPGLDADRYVGAAYSPTDGFADPHLALQGFLRGAGEAGAEITTGVEVIDVHTRDGRVDRIETEDGVSDVDFVVNAAGPWAGNVAAMVGLELPVSPRRRQLLVAEPAPALPSDAPMTVDVDASVHFRPESDGAAIVGGRDADGDPERDPDRYRTSNDPDWIVDTLDRAADVATYFGPETAVVRGWAGLYTVTPDHHPIVEETIPGFVNAVGFSGHGFMHAPATGQVVAELIVDGTSETVDVSPLSADRFERDAGLREGTVID
- a CDS encoding Glu/Leu/Phe/Val dehydrogenase dimerization domain-containing protein, with amino-acid sequence MVLDRMTEYGHETVTYHTDPETGLQAIVAVHDTTLGPSLGGTRMLPYDTEADALRDVLRLSEAMTYKAAAADLDLGGGKAVILGDPEQKTEEMMAAYGRAVDALGGRYITSVDINTGVEDLDVIAEQTDHVVGVSDGLGDPSPVTAYGVFRGLEETARDELDRPVSELSVTIQGIGKVGTGLAERLLERGADVTVSDVDSDAVEAFAEEHGVDTVGPEDAYAKSCDVFAPCAIGGVLNDDTIPQLNCDVVAGGANNVLERPEHAEMLRDRGIRYAPDYVINAGGLITVHTEYVGGTIEDAFEKADRIGERLVELYERADDRDVTPLQAAREYAEERLERERDPLATPA